The window CATGCACCCCACAGGGCAGCGCTCAGCATCggatgggatggagggagagaaggatgctgcagggagaggatgCTGCTGTCTGCAAGCCCTGCTCCCTCCTTTACCACCTCAGCTCTGAGCAGAGATATATTCCCAGCCCAAGGTGGTTTTCCATGTGGGAATGGGGCAATTAAGCAGAAAAGGGGGTCCCTGCATGGAGCATCATTTTCAGCTCCCTGCATCCAGGGTTCAAACTGGCACCCATGGGTTTGCTCACACCACAGAGAGGTGCAGGGCAAAGGCAGGAACACGGCTCCTCTCGGATGCAGAAGCTTGATCCCAGCCTAAGGTTCCAATGAGCATCAGCAATCCAGTGTGTTCCATGTGCTCCCCTTGCAGGAGGGCTGCCCAGGTGGAGATGGAGATGGAAAACGGGGGCAGCCCCAAAGGCAGCACCCAGTAAAGCACCGGGGATGCGGTGGGTCCGGCTGGAGATGGAGCATCAGCATCTGCCCTGTGTGGGGACTGTACTTACATGGTCAGTGAAGGAGCCTGAAACAAGAGCTGGGTTTCCAGACCAGACATGGATGAAGaggctttcccccccccccagatccctggtttgcttttaaacaaGCCCTTGGTGACAGCCCATgggcagtggggatggaggagctCCTCCAtaggcagggaatgggggttcTGCCCCTCTGCAGTGGCTTCAGGTCACAGCCTgagaatggggatgggaacacaGTGCTGGGCTTGGACAGATGGATGCTGGTGGCTGCAGATGGTGAATGGGCTCCTTGTGGGGACCATGGGGACGTGGCTTCCCCCACACACACTGACCAGTGCAGTGGGTCTGGGCATGGAGGGTGGAAGTGGGCAGTGGGTTTGAGCATCAAGGCAGGGATGGCCGATGGAGCTGCAGCCACCATGGGGTGACCCCAGTGTTGTGGGTGCACCCCCAGGGCACAAACAGACCCAGCTTTGTCAGGGGACACCCACAGAGATGTGTCTGTGTGGGGCCTGATCCCCACTGAGCATCCAGAGGCTGCCCCAACACCACCGCAGTGGTGTCACCATGAACACAACACCACCGCAGTGGTGTCACCATGAACCCAACACCACCGCAGTGGTGTCACCATGAACACAACACCACCGCAGTGGTGTCACCATGAACACAACACCACCGCAGTGGTGTCACCATGAACCCAACACCACCGCAGTGGTGTCACCATGAACACAACACCACCGCAGTGGTGTCACCGTGAACCCAACACCACCGCAGTGGTGTCACCATGAACTCAACACCACCGCAGTGGTGTCACCGTGAACCCAACACCACCGCAGTGGTGTCACCACGAACCCAACACCACCGCAGTGGTGTCACCATGAACCCAACACCACCGCAGTGGTGTCACCGTGAACCCAACACCACCGCAGTGGTGTCACCGTGAACCCAACACCACCGCAGTGGTGTCACCATGAACCCAACACCACGGCAGTGGTGTCACCATGAACCCAACACCACGGCAGTGGTGTCACCATGAACCCAACACCACGGCAGTGGTGTCACCATGAACCCAACACCACCGCAGTGGTGTCACCATGAACCCAACACCACCGCAGTGGTGTCACCATGAACCCAACACCATCCCAGTGGTGTCACCATGAACCCAACACCACCGCAGTGGTGTCACCATGAACCCAACACCACCGCAGTGGTGTCACCATGAACACAACACCACTGCAGTCACCACGAACCAGCTTCACCAGTGACTTcagccaggcaggaggaggaggagggagcacagatGGGTGCAGAGCATCGTCCCTGCTGCCACAAAGCCTGTCTGTGCCAACAGGCTTCCAAAGGCTGCTGAGCCCTGATCCCACCTCCCCATCCATAACCCTTCCCTCTggagccagcacagccccacaagCTGCCCTCAGCCCTGGGGCTGAAGCAGCAGGATAGGACCTGTCCCTGTGTGCTCCTCAGTCACTCGGGGATGTAGTCCCTGAAGGAGTTAAAGCTGAGGCTCCGTCCGGCTGAGTGTGAACTGGAGCTCGCCTGCATCTTTGGGATCTTCTCCATCAGCTTCGACACCGTCCTCCTCTTGAAGGAGCCTGGGGAGCAATGTCCCTGCCTCAGGAGCTCCTGGTACAGGGCACTGAACACGGCCACGGGCTCCTCGTAGCTGTCCCGGGTGGAGATCTCATAGAAGGGCAGCTTCAAGGCCTTGGCCAGGTTCTCACCGTCCTCGGTGGACACCATGCGGTCGAACTGGAGGTCCTTCTTGTTGGCCACGATGACAACAGGCGGCTGGTCACCGGTGCTGCCGCGCCGGGGGCTGCCGTGGATGTGGTTGATGAGGAAGCAGAGCCTCATCACCTCATCGAAGCTGCATCTGTCTGTCACTGAGTAGACCACAGCGAAGCCATCGCCCCACTTGATCTTCTCCTCTATCTGCAGGGAGTCCTCCTCCTGATGGGCACATAAGATCCTGTTAACACCAACACCTTCACTGGGGGATGGACCCCGAAGCCTTCCATGGGGTCATCAGCACCTCCCTGAAGGGTTCTGGCCATGCACAGCAATGATGTGCACATCACACAGGTAAGGGTAGGGCTGGATGTGATGGGGGGAGCAAAGTGAAGGATGGAGACAGTGATCAGCACCTCCCTGAAGGCTTCTGGCCATGCACAGCAATGATGTGCAGAGCACATGGGTAAGGGTAGGGCTGGATGTGATGGGGGGAGCAAAGTGAAAGATGCAGACAGTGATCAGCCCCATCCTGATAAGGGAAAGGGAGAGTTGGTGATGCTAAAGCGGATGCCcagaggcagggatgctgctgcatggGAAGCCAGCACAGGGCTCTCCCCTGCTGCAGTCCCAGTGCTTGGTGTCTCCTTCCATCAGTAAGGGGAATGGGGAAACATTCAGCTGAAGACACACTGGGATTGATGTTAGAGACACAGGAATACCCCAAAGCATCCTTCGTCCAAGATAAACACAGCAGCATAgaaccacagcctggtttgggttggaagggaccttaaacctcatccatacacagggaccccttcccctggagcagctgctccaagccctgtgtcctgcctggccctgagcactgcagggatggggcagcctgaAGCtatgggagcagcaggagctcacCTGCCCCGCGGTGTCCAGGATCTCCAAGTGCACCATCTCCCCATCAATGACAGCCACGTGTCTGTAGATCATCTCTGGAGAGGACAGAGAGAGAAGCCTGAGTGAGAGGAGCCCCATGGAGGCAATGAGGACCTGGGcactcagtgctgtgctggaggagtTAATCCTGGCCTACTGCAACCCACAGCCTCTGTGGGCTCTGCTGTGAGGGCACATCCTGAGCTGGTCCTCAGCCTGTCCCCATGCCGGGGAAGGGCCACCCTGTGCCCATGGCATTGAGCTCAGCAACTCTGATGGGTACAGAGCCCCAAACAGCACCCAGATGGATTCTGCcttactggaaagaaaaggtttaCAGTGACCCAAGTGCTGGAGCAAGAAGGGTCATGGAGTGATGCTCCTGCAAGGGAAGGGGAGATCAGCAGGAGAGGGTgaggagctgggtttgttctcatagcatcacagaacccagcctggtttgggatggaagggaccttaaagctacagctccaaccccaaccccttccactgcagcagctgctccaagcccctgtgtccaacctggccttgagcactgccagggatggggcagccacagcttctctgggcaccctgtgccagcgcctcagcaccctcccagggaacagcttctgcctcagagctcagctcagtctcccctctcttgggcaggttcaagccattccccttggcctgtccctacatcccttgtcccaagcccctctccatgctCCTCACCAGCCCTTTGCCCATCCAGCCCTGAGCTCctgctctgaagcagcagctccttcgTAACCAAGCAATGAAAGTGGCTTTGGTGGCATCTGGGCAGCTCTGGAGCACAGAACCCCTTTGAGCTTCACTAACATCATCAGCAAGGAaagccccatccctgtgcttGGCAACCACATGCTCAGAGGACACTGTGCAGGCAGATGGAGCAGCTCAGTCACACTGGGCTCATGTGCCAGGCACGACAGGGCAGGAACCCATCTGGCCTATGGGATAAACAGgcaccttccctctcccctgccacaagcagcaCCAGGAACACACGTGTGGGCTCCGTGGTTCATCACATCCCATGGAGCAAGCACAacaggaggcagaggaagaacAAACTGTGCTCCAGGGGAAGCATCACTCATGGCATCAAGTGCAGAGGGAACACACAGGGCAGTGCTTGAGGGGTTGTGCTTCAAAccagccccatccctcctgctccctgggATCCAGATGGGTTGGAACAGGGAATTCCCCAGTTCCCATGCTGGTGGCAGTGGATGTGGCAGAGGATGCACAGCCCCTGAGCAAGCACTATGGGGACACTTGGCATGGATGTGGCTTCAGTGCCCCAAACCCTCAGAGCCAGGGACAGGCAGGACCTTCCCACTGCCCCAGAGGCTCAGACACCTCCTTGCCTTAAAGCCACCTCCCAGCATGGCCAGGCACATGGTGCCTGCTCCTGATGCTAAGGGCTCACCCCAACATGGAGCCTGCTCCTGATGCTAAGGGCTCACCCCAACACGGAGCCTGCTGCTGATGCCAAGGGCTCACCCCAACACGGTGCCTGCTCCTGATGCCAAGGGCTCACCCCAACACGGTGCCTGCTGCTGATGCTAAGGGCTCACCCCAACAGCCTGCTCCTGATGCTAAGGGCTCACCCCAACACGGTGCCTGCTCCTGATGCCAAGGGCTCACCCCAACATGATGCCTGCCCCTGATGCTAAGGGCTCACCCCAACACAGTGCCTGCTGCTGATGCCAAGGGCTCACCCCAACACGGTGCCTGCTCCTGATGCTAAGGGCTCACCCCAACACGGTGCCTGCTCCTGATGCCAAGGGCTCACCCCAACATGATGCCTGCCCCTGATGCTAAGGGCTCACCCCAACACAGTGCCTGCTGCTGATGCCAAGGGCTCACCCCAACATGATGCCTGCCCCTGATGCTAAGGGCTCACCCCAACACGGTGCCTGTTGCTGATGCCAAGGGCTCACCCCAATAGGCTTTTGCCTTAATGAAACcaatggagaagggaaggggctGCAAGGGCCGGTGAATGCAGTGAGCCTGGGAGCAGGGTCTGCTCTGCCCATATCTGGGTGCATGGGGGTCCCCATGCAGCAACAAGGGAAAGGATTCACCTACCCAGGGTTGGGTCGTAGTCTCCAATGAATCTCCTGGTGATGAACCTGACGGTCAGCGCTGTAAGAAACACAGAAACCAGTGATGGACAACGTGCAGAGAACCAGCAGCTGAACTGGGGTGAGGGATGGAGCAAagagctgccccagcctcaTGGAAAGGCTCCATGGGGGCACCAGGATCAGACAcccagcagtgatgctgcaaaCGTTTGCATTGAGGACCAAAACCCAGCATGAGATGGGATGCTCCAGGCAGAGGATGAGGTCTCTGCCCAGCCTCAGCTGCCTGCTCGCTGCCATGGGGGGTCACAACCTGCATCTCCTGGCTCATCCTGCACTGATGAGTGATGCCCTCACTGATGAGCTCAACACAGGGCACATCAGTGCTGGGTCAGGCTCTGCTGGCGCTGGTTCTGTAACATGGGATGGGTCCCATGAACTTGGGTGCTGTTGGTTTAACCAAGCCCAGGCTCacagcagggagggagctgctggcaccagATCCTATGGGGCTCATCACAGAGCCAAAGCTGGAGGGGCACAGGGCACAGCAGACCCAGAGGTGCCCTTCACCCCTGCCATGTGCTGCCAAAACCAGGAGGAGCTGGGCAAGGAGCAGCCCATCCCTGGGTGCACATCAGCTTCCTGCTATGCCTGCACTCAGGAATCCATGttcccagcacagggatgctgggcacAAGCTGGGACCATTGTTTCACCCTTGCAAGGAGCATCCTGGCAGCTCTCAGCATGCAGGGGATGAAAAGCcacaggatcccagcctggtttgggttggaagggaccttaaagctcctccagctccaaccccttccactggagcagctgctccaagccctgtgtccaacactgccagggatggggcaggcaccaTCTCCCATCTGCTGGCA of the Melopsittacus undulatus isolate bMelUnd1 chromosome 4, bMelUnd1.mat.Z, whole genome shotgun sequence genome contains:
- the LOC117436013 gene encoding ras-related and estrogen-regulated growth inhibitor-like; protein product: MSFPRPLRRSVSLSPGRTLRLVVLGQSAVGKTALTVRFITRRFIGDYDPTLEMIYRHVAVIDGEMVHLEILDTAGQEEDSLQIEEKIKWGDGFAVVYSVTDRCSFDEVMRLCFLINHIHGSPRRGSTGDQPPVVIVANKKDLQFDRMVSTEDGENLAKALKLPFYEISTRDSYEEPVAVFSALYQELLRQGHCSPGSFKRRTVSKLMEKIPKMQASSSSHSAGRSLSFNSFRDYIPE